A region of the Nocardia nova SH22a genome:
ATCCGGCGCCGCCGCGGCCGTCCTCGATGCGGTAGGTGCCCGCGGCGTGCCAGGCCATGCGGATGAACAGGGGGCCGTAGTGGCCGAAGTCGGCGGGCCACCAGTCCTGCGAGGTCGTCATCACCTCGATGATGTCGGCCTTCACTTCCGCCAGATCCAGGGTGGCGAATTCGGCCGCGTAGTCGAAATCCGCGCCGAGCGGATTGATCTCGGCCGGATTGTGCGCCAGGATCCGCAGGTTCAGTTGTTCCGGCCACCAGTCCCGGTTGCCGCCACCCTCGACCGGGTACTTGCGCTGACCCACGACGGGGCAGCCGCTTTCTGCGGGTTCGGTGTTGGCTTCGGCGATGGGCGGATGTTCCTCAGGCACGATATTTCCTTTCCGAATGCGTGAATCGGGCTGTGATCACGGCTGTGACCGGGAGGAGGACGGGGAACAGGCAGGGCACAGACCCCAGTAGATGACTTCGGCCTCGTCGAGCCGGAATCCGTTGTCCTCGGCGGCGGTCAGACACGGTGCCTCGCCGACGGCACAGTCGACGTCGGCGATCACACCGCAGGAGCGGCATACGAGATGGTGGTGGTTGTCGCCCACCCGCGTCTCGTACCGGGCCACCGAACCCATCGGCTGGATCCGGCGCAACAGGCCCGCCTCGGTCAACGCGCGCAGCACGTCGTACACCGCCTGATGAGACACCGTGCCCAGGGTGCCCCGAACCAGACCGAGGATGGTGTCGGTATCGGAATGCGGATGGGAGTGCACAGCGGCCAGTACCGCGATCCGCGGGGCGGTGACCCGCAGCGCGGCCCGGCGCAGCATGCGCTCGAAATCCGCCGTAGTGGACACGATCCGAAGTATGACTCATTCCAGTAACCGGCAGGAGCAGAACCGGAAATCGAATTTCCGCCGGCGTGCACGCCCGGTGGCCGACGGCCTCGGGCGGCCCGGCGGGCGTGGCGTGCGGACGCCCGGGCGCGAGTGGTGGCGTGATCGCTGTGGGGTTCCTGTGGTTCCTGAGAGTGGTGACCGATTCGATACCGGAATGGTCGAGGGCGTCGTTTTCGTAACGGTGCGCGAGACATCCGCATGTCATCACCTGGAATTGCGGGACGCGACTTTGCATCGGGCGATATCGGTGTACTCACCGGCGCCGAAATCGTAGGAATCCTCTAAAATTATTTTTATCCGCTGGGTGGTCGGCACCGAATACTTGAACGACATATCGAGGAGAGGTACGCGACGTACCGGAAGGTTGATCGGTGGATGCCGATGAATGTCAACGATGTCGACGACCAACTCGCCGGACCACGCGAGTCCGGTCCGCAACGGCGGCGCAACCACAGGCTTCGCCGTAAACGTGCCGGCTGACGCTCCGGCTGCCACTCCCTGAGTTTTCGTTTCCTATACGAATTATCCCGACAGTGCGCGACGACGATGTGCCGCGTCGCACGCGTATGCCCTCGACCGATTGTGCACGGCATTTTCTACTGCGATGACCGGACATATTTCGAATACCCCGGCACCGCACGAGGTAAACGCACCCGATGGAGGACCGGTGACCCAAATCGACAACCCCTTCGGCGGTAGCCCGCGCGCATCGGATCGCCCGGCGCGAGGTACCGCGTCAGCCGAAAGCAGTCACTCGACCTCGGGAAACAAGTCACACCCGCAGCGCCGGAACGGGGAGGCCGTACCGTCGCGGCCGGGTGCGGTATTCGCGCTGACCGCCGCACAGCGCGGAATCTGGTTCGCGCAGCACCTCGCCGGATCGTCCCCCATTTCGGTGGCGCAATACGTCGACATCGAAGGCGAATTGGATACCGATCTGCTGGTCGAGGCGTGCCGCACCGCCAGCCTGGAATTCGGCTCCGGACATCTGCATCTGATCGAGGTCGACGGAGAACCACGGCAATACGTCGACGAGTTACGCGGCGCCCCGGTGACGGTGGTGGATCTGCGCGAGCACGCCGATCCCGTCGCAACCGCTCATCGAATGATGCGCGACGACTATTCCGCGCCGCTGGATCTGCTGCACGACCCGCTCATGAATTGCTACATATTCCACGTCGGGACGGACCACTACCTGTGGTACCAGCGCGCCCACCATATCGCACTGGACGGATTCGCGGCAGTCACGATGCTGCAACGAATAATCGAGCTCTACAA
Encoded here:
- a CDS encoding Fur family transcriptional regulator; the encoded protein is MLRRAALRVTAPRIAVLAAVHSHPHSDTDTILGLVRGTLGTVSHQAVYDVLRALTEAGLLRRIQPMGSVARYETRVGDNHHHLVCRSCGVIADVDCAVGEAPCLTAAEDNGFRLDEAEVIYWGLCPACSPSSSRSQP